The window GTGCACTTGCCGATCGGGTCATCGCCGCCGAGTCGAATGCTGCGTCGTTGCGTTGGCGGGTGCAGGTCGTCTCGGACGAGATCACCGTGACCGTGGAGCGCGACGTAGACCTGACCCTGCTCAAGATCATGGCTCCCGGCGACGAACCGCTCCTGGTTCGCGTGCACGCCACGGCCCACCCCCAACGCGGAAGCTGACGGATAGCTACCAGCGGCCGGCTTTGGAGTTCCCCCTTGGCCTCAAGTGATCTTCGCGAGGGATGTTGCCAACCCCGAGGGACCCGTCCTACTCGGCGATGGATCCTGGGCCGTTACCGAGATGGATCTTGGCTCCATCACGGAGTTCAGTGCCGACGGATCCGTACGCTGGACGGTCGCCAAGACGGGCCGGCCCAACGGACTGGCCCTTGACACCGATGGCAACCTGTGGGTGGCAGAGTCGGAGGATCAGGCCCTGCTGCGCGTGAGTCCCAATGGTGAAATCACAACCATTGCCAGAGGACCTTCCGATCTGCCGTTCCTGTGGCCCAATGACCTGTGCTTCGGGCCGGACGGTGCTCTCTACATGACCGACTCAGGCGTGCCGCTGGCTGCGTTCGAAGGGATCGACCCGCCCGAGGCAGCGTACGACGTCTCGGTGGACGGCCGCGTATACCGCATCGATCCCGTATCGGGCGAGTGCGAGGTACTCGACCGCGGCCTGCAGTTTGCCAACGGCATTGCCTGGGGCCCGGGCGGTCACCAGCTCTATGTGTCGGAGACGCTGACCGGCAACATCTATCGGTACAAGTTGGAGGGAGCTCGCCTGGTTGGCGAACGGAACCTGTTCGCCAATGTGATGCGCAGTGCGCCCAAGTCGTACGGGCGCACTGCAGGTCCAGACGGCATGGCCTTTGACGAAGAAGGGCGCCTCTACGTCACGGTACTCGGCCAGGGAGACATCGCCGTTGTTGAGACCGAGGGGGACGTCCGGCATTACCTGGAGGTCCCGGGCGACCTCCCGACCAACGTGGCGTTTGCCGGGGCAGGGGAACGTCGGTTGCTGCTTACCGAGGGGTCTTTTGGCCAGCTCGTCATGGTCGAGGTGCCGGCCCCGCGTCTGGACTTGTTCGATGGAAACACGACTGGGGCGGTGCCTGCCTCGCACGACGAAGGAGAGATCAGATGACGGTGTCCATCCGGTTCCTGGGAACCGCAGCTTTCGAGATCATCACCGCTAACGGCAAGCGGGTTCTCATCGATCCATATCTCGACGACAACGGGGTCAGCCCCTACAAGGTGGAAGACCTGGAACACGTCGACTTACTACTCGTCACCCACGCCGCCTACGACCACTTGGGCGATGCGTACGAGATCATGCGCAGGTTGCCTGATCTGCCGCTGATCTGTGGTGCGGATGTGCGTGGCTATCTGATGCACAGGGGGATCGAAGGCGAACGGTTGCTCGCCATCCCGTGGGGGATGATGACTGAAGGCGCAGGCATCGAGGTTCGCCCCGTCTACTCGCGCCACTGGTCGTACATCCAGGCCGAGGACGGCAAGGTCTTTTCCAGCATCCCTCTCGGTTTCATCGTCTATGCCGGTGAGGGTCAGCGGATCTACCACGCCGGGGACACGACGATATACGGCGACATGAAACTGTACGGGGATCTATACCGGCCCACCGTCGGCCTCATCAACGTGGGTGTTCCCGGCGACCATCGCGGAGCCAAGCACGGCATCAAGGTCTACCTCACAGGTGAGATGACTGCAGAAGAGGCTGCACTGGCCTGCAACTGGCTCGGACTTGACTATGCCATCCCCTGCCATCATGACGATCCGGATCTTCCGGAAATAAAGAGATTCAACGAGTTGCTCACCGCTGCCCGAGAAAAGAATCCCGACGCTCCCAAGCCGGTCATTCTGACGCCAGGTGAGTGGCTGACGCTGGAGCCGGCGCGGTAACCGAACCATGGACCAGATCACGACAGCACTGGTCGGTTGCGGCAAAGCAGGTGAGATCCATGCCTCGGCCCTGCGCGATCTCCCCACATCACGGTTTCGCGCCGTGTGTGACCGCGACAAAGACAGCGCCGAGGCATTCGCCGAACGCTTCGGAGTGCGCGCCTACGGCGACGTCGCCGAGATGGTGAGTGAAGAACAGGTACAGGCCGTATGCGTAGCCACACCCCATCGTGCCCATGCGGCGCCGGCCATCTCAGCAGCCACGGCTGGAGCCCACGTCCTTGTGGAGAAACCTTTGGCCGTCACCCTCGCCGACTGTGACGAGGTGATCGCGAGCGCCAGAGCCGCAGACGTCAAGCTTGGTGTCATCAGCCAGCGGCGCCTCTACGAACCGGTGCAGCGGGTCAAGAGGGCAATCGATGAGGGGAAGATCGGGCGCCCGGTGCTTGGAACCGTAGTGATGCTCGGATGGCGAGACGACGAGTACTTCGCATCGGATCCTTGGCGCGGAACTTGGCGGGGGGAAGGGGGCGGTGTCCTCGTCAACCAGGCTCCTCATCAGCTCGACCTGCTTCAGTGGTTCATGGGACCGATCGACGAGGTGTATGGCTACTGGGGCAATCTGAACCACCCCAGAGTGGAGGTGGAAGACACCGCAGTCGCGGTGCTGCGATTCCGCAACGGTGGGATGGGCTCTGTCGTCGTGAGCAACTCCCAGAAGCCGGGGTTGTACGGCAAGGTGCATGTGCACGGCGAGAACGGTGCTTCGGTCGGCGTACAGACCGACGGTGGTGCCATGTTCATCGCCGGGGTGACCGAGATCCTCGGACCCCCTATCACCGACCTCTGGACGGTGCCGGGTGAAGAAGACCAACTTGAGCACTGGCAGGCCGAAGACCGACAAGACTTCATGAAGGCGGATCCGATCAAGCACTATCACCGAATCCAGATCCAGGACTTCCTTAGCGCTGTGATTGAGGATCGTGAACCGTTGGTCACCGGGCTCGAAGGGCGAAAGACCGTGGAGCTATTCACTGCGATCTATCGCTCACAGGAGATCCGCGGGCCCGTCGCATTCCCGGTGATGCAATGAGCATGCCGCGCTCACGGGCAGTCCTTGTCATGGGCGTGGCCGGAAGCGGGAAGACGACGATCGGGAGGGCCGTGGCCGCAGTCCTCGGGTGGACGTTCTACGACGGAGACGACCACCACCCACCAGGAAACGTCGCCAAGATGGCATCCGGTGTGCCGCTGACCGACGAGGACCGCGCTCCATGGCTCGCTTCCCTTCACGACCTAATTTCGGATAGCCTCCGTCGTGGCGAGCCGGTCGTGGTCGCCTGCTCGGCACTGAAGGCGGCGTACCGGGATCAGCTCCTCGAAGGAACCGACGCCATGGTGGTGTACCTCCGCGGCGACCGTCATCTCATCCGACATCGCATGGAGAACCGACACGGTCACTACATGGACCCGGGCATGCTTGACAGCCAACTGGACGCCCTCGAGGAACCGGATAAGGCGGTCGTCTTCGATGTCGCCGGGTCCGTAGATACGATCGTTGACACAGTCATCGCTGGAATCTTCTCCCAGTTGTTGCCACCGGCCGAAGGAAGGTAGTGGAATGGCGCTGTGGAACGACATCTTCGAGCAACCAGGGACGCTGGAGCGGGTCGTCAGCCAGAACTGGGAGACTGCTGAACAGGTCGCCGAAACCTGGCGGAGAGCGAAGATCGACCAAGTCGTAGTGGCAGCCCGCGGAACGTCGGACAACGCCGCACGTTACGCACAATACGTCTGGGGAGCACGGAATCGTCTCTCGGTCTGCCTCGCCGCACCGTCCCTCTACAGCCTGTATAACAGTCCTCCGGCGCTGGGGAACGCGATCGTGGTTGGGATCTCACAATCGGGGCAGTCCCCGGACATTACCGCGGTGCTCATCGAAGCCCGGCGCCAACACAGGCCAACCCTCGCAATCACCAACAACGCTTCGTCGCCTCTTGCAGAACACGCTGATCATGTCATCTTGCTGCGCGCCGGGTCGGAGGAGGCGGTTGCCGCGACCAAGACGTACACAGCCGAGTTGGCCGCCGTGTTGCTGCTCTCGGCCGCACTCAACGACGAGGCAGGGATGGAACATGAGCTGGTCGCTCTACCATCCCACGTCGAGTACCTGCTTGATCAATCGGATGACATTGCCGAGATGGCTCGCGCACGCTCATCACTGGAACATTGCGCCGTACTTGGCCGTGGCTTCAACTACGCGACGGCGTTCGAGTGGGCGCTCAAGCTACAGGAGTTGGCGTATGTGTTGGCCCAGCCTTTCTCGGTTGCCGATTTCCTCCACGGTCCGTTGGCCCTCGTAGAACCAGGCCTTTCAATCCTGGCAGTAGCACCGTCTGGTCCCCCCCATGACGACTATCACGCCCTGTTGGAGGCGCTCGTCAGGGGGCAGAGGGCGGACCTTGTGGTTATCAGCGATGTGGAAGCGACACTAGAACTGGCAGCATCGTTCATACGCCTCCCAGTGAATGTCCCGGAGTGGATCACACCGATCCCCGCGATCGTTGGCGGCCAGCTTTTCGCCTACCATCTCACAGTGGCAAAAGGCCTGGACCCGGAACGACCCCGGGGTCTCAGCAAAGTGACCAGAACCTGGTGACGGCCGTGGAGTATCACCCAGAGGGCAGCGCAGACATCGCTTCGCCGTGCGCCAAGCAGATTAGGGAGTTGCGGCTCTTTGACGCGGTCATCAGGCGAGACTCGATATGACGCGTTTGGCTGCTTCGGATACTCCGTCCAGTTTCGACGCGCAGGGATCCGTCCGCATCTGTGTGGTTGGGAGCGTCAACCTCGACCTTGTCGCCAGTTGCTCCCATCTGCCCACACCAGGTGAGACCGTAGGTGAGGCGATCTTCAGCCGTCATCCGGGTGGAAAGGGGGCCAATCAGGCACTCGCGGCGCGTCGGCAGGGCGCAGATGTCACCCTTGTTGCTGCGGTCGGCGATGACGCTCTTGCCGAGGAAGCGCTGGAACTCCTTCGAGAGGGCTGCGTCGATCTGTCGCGACTGACCACAGTGACAGGTCGGTCCACAGGTGTCGCCCTGATCGTGGTAGATGAGAGAGGCGAGAACCAAATCGTGGTTGCTCCGGGTGCCAACCATGATCTTGGACCCGGCGACGTTGATGCCCAGGGGTTCGACGCGGTCCTGTGCCAACTCGAGATACGAGACGATACGGTCCTCGAAGCAGCCCGTCAGAGCACGGCCCTGTTCTGCCTCAACGCTGCACCGGCTCGACCTTTTCCAGAGCCACTTCTTGAGCGGGCAGATCTGATCGTCGTGAATGAGATCGAACAGCACAGCCTGAAGAGTCAGCTTGACAGCTACGGGGGGCTGTTAGTTGTTACCCATGGCGCACGAGGAGCTGAGGCATTCCGCAGGGACGAGCGCGTGGTCGCTGCCCATCCGCCACGCGTTGACGCTATCGACACGGTAGGGGCTGGAGACGCGTTCTGTGGCACGCTGGTCGTTGAACTGGCACAAGGACGGACTATCGAACATGCGCTCAGCCGAGCTTGTACCGCGGGGGCGATCGCAGCCACCAGACTCGGTGCGCAGCCATCACTGCCGACATCGACCGACCTCGATATCCAATATTGAAACCAGAGACCCAGCCCCGTCGGTGGGGAACGGATCGCTTCCCATTGCGAATCGCAATGCGCCTCGGCCTCAAAGACCATCCGCACCGCCCGATCACGCATCTCTGCCGGGTACTTCCCCGGTCTCCGCTGCTCTGTCATAGCTCGATCTTCGCAAGGTCAGGAGCCTGCGCACTAGCCGGGGAGGTTCACAGTGGGCGACGTCGACTGTGATGTCGCCAGGAGCCAGGGAGCTGAACTCGTCCGACCCGAGGTTCTCCACGATCAACAGCGGCCCCCCAAGCCGGACCACCCGATGCAGCTCTCGCAGTCCTGGTTCAGGGTCCCAGTTCCGTGACAAGAAACAGGCCCAGGTCGCGTACGCCGCATCGAAAGCTCCGTCTGCGAAGGGCAGATGCCCAGTTTCAGCATGGACCCAATTCAGGCGCCTATCAGTCCAGAGCATGCCTCTGGCAGGCTCAACCGGGCACACTTTGCGGCTCGGGGTCGTCAGGCGCTCGGCCACAAATCCATCCCCGGCTCCAATGTCAACGACCCTGGCTTCCACTGGGAACGTTCCGGCGAGCGCCTCGATCACGAGCCCGGATCTATCCATCGCACGCCGCTCGATCGCGAACAAGTCCGGGCGCTGTACTCCGTAGAACGGGATTACGGCCACGCGGACGATCACATACAGGCCTCAAGTAACCAGTAGCCAGCAGGAAGCTGGCCGCCGGCCGCCGGCCGCTTCCCGTCGGCTCGCCTTGTTGAAGCCGACGGAACGAGGCATAATCACGGTTCTACCTCTTCTTTCAAGGAGCTACGTCATGCAAGTCACGCTGCGCGCCGAAACAGGGCGCGAGCGAGGGAGTCGGTCCTCACGGCGGCTGCGGCGCCAGGGCATGGTCCCCGCCGTTGTCTACGGCAAGAACCTGGAGCCCATCGCGATCGCCGTAAACGCCCGCGAGCTGTACTCGGTGCTGCACTCGGATGCGGGCCTCAACGCGCTCATCAACCTCGAGATCGAAGACGACGCCTCCCATCTGACCATGGCTCGTGAGCTGCAACGGCATCCTGTCCGCGGTGAGATCACGCATATGGACTTCGTGACGATCTCGCTGACGGAGAAGACACGGGTCGAAGTCGGCATCGAGCTGACGGGCGAGTCCGTGGGCGTCGTGGAGGGCGGCATCGTCGAGACGATTCGCAACAGCGTCGAAGTCGAGGCCCTGCCGACCGAGATTCCACAGTCGATCGTCGTGGATATCTCGGAGATGACGATCGGCGACACGTTGCGCATCTCCGACCTTCCCGTCATCGAAGGCGCCGAGTATCTCGACGACCCGGACGACCCGGTCGTCACGATCGTCGTTCCTGCGGCAGTTGTCGCCGAAGAGGCCGAAGAGGGCGAGGAACTCGAAGAGGGCGAGGAACTCGAAGAGGGCGAAGAGGGCGAAGAGCCGGAAGGCGAGTAGCCGTCCCCATGAAGGTGATCGTCGGCCTTCGCAACCCGGAGCGCCGCTACGACGGGACCAGACACAACGTCGGAGGCGAGGTCGTCGAGGCCATCGCGGAGCGACGGAACTTCCGTCTCCGTCGCGGCCCGCGGCGCGTTGCTGCTTCCGTGGCCCAGGGGAGTATCGATGGGGTCGACGTGATCCTGGCTCTTCCCCGCGTCTCGATGAACGTTTCGGGACCGGCGGTCGCGTCGGTCCTGCGCTACTACGGTGCGAGCACCGACGATCTCCTCGTCATTCACGACGACATCGATCTTCCGTTCGGACGACTTCGCCTGCACCACGGGAGAGGGACGGGCGGCCACAACGGGGTGCGCTCGATCGTCGCCGCCGTGGGCAGCCGGGACTTCTACCGACTGAAGATCGGGATCGGACGTCCGCCGGGGCGTATGGACCCTGCCGCATTCGTATTGCAGAGATTCGACAAAGACGAACGTCCCGAGATCGACCTGCTCGTCACTGATGCAGCGGACGTCGTCGAGCAGTACCTCGTCGATCCCGAGGGCGCCGTGCAGGCCGCCGGTCGACGACGGCCGGAGGATCCTCGGTAGGGTGACGGCGAAGGAGGTCGGATTGTTCGTCGCCGCCATCGATCAGGGAACAACGAGTAGCCGCTGCATGGTCTTTGACCGGGCCGGAACGGTCATCTCGTCTGCACAGAAGGAACATCAACAGATCTTCCCGAGGCCGGGATGGGTCGAGCACGACGCATCCGAGATCTGGGATCGCACGGTCGGGGTCATCGAAGACGCCCTTTCGGCCGGCGGTCTCATCACGTCGGACCTGGCGGCGGTCGGGATCACCAACCAACGCGAAACGACCGTCCTGTGGGACAGAGCCACCGGAATGCCGGTCCACAACGCGATCGTGTGGCAGGACACACGGACCGCGGAACTCTGTGGCCGCCTTGGTGGGCAAGACGGGCCCGACCGATTCCGGTCCCGCACCGGATTGCCCATCGCCACCTACTTCTCGGGCCCGAAGATCGCATGGCTGCTGGACCAGTCGGCCGAGTTGAGGGCTCGCGCCGAATCCGGCGATGTGCTGTTCGGGACCATGGACTCGTGGCTGCTCTGGAAGCTCACCGGTGTGCACGCGACCGACGTCACCAACGCAAGCCGGACCTTGCTGATGAACCTGGAGACACTCCAGTGGGACGAGACCCTGCTCGCAGAGATGGGTATTCCGCGTGCGATGCTTCCCGAGATCCGATCCTCTGTCGGCGTGTTCGGGACGGCAGAAGGTCCCCTTCGGGGAGTTCCCGTCGCCGGGATTCTCGGAGATCAGCAGGCAGCTCTGTTCGGACAGACGTGTTTCGACCCGGGCGACGCCAAGAACACGTACGGAACCGGCTGCTTCATGCTGATGAACACGGGCGAGCGGCCGGTGCCGTCCGAGAACGGTCTGCTCACCACCGTCGGCTACCGCATCGGGTCGGAGCCCGCCGTGTACGCGCTGGAGGGCTCGATCGCCGTGGCCGGCGCCCTCGTCCAATGGCTGCGGGACAATCTCGGCATGATCGAGCAGTCCGACGATATCGAGGCATTGGCCAAGACGGTGCCCGACAACGGGGACGTGTACTTCGTCCCGGCGTTCAGCGGGCTGTTCGCCCCCCGCTGGCGTGCCGACGCACGAGGAGTGATCGTCGGACTCACCCGGTTCGCTACCTCGGGACACGTCGCGCGGGCAGCGCTCGAGGCGACGGCATTTCAGACCCGGGAAGTGCTCGACGCGATGCGCGCAGATTCCGGTGTGCGGTTGAGAGAGCTCAAAGTCGACGGCGGTATGGTCGTCGACGAGTTGCTGATGCAGTTCCAGGCCGACGTCCTGGGGGTGCCCGTGATCCGGCCGGAGGTCGCAGAGACGACGGCGCTCGGCGCCGCCTATGCGGCCGGGCTGGCCGTCGGGTACTGGGGCGGACTGGAGGATTTGCGGGCGAACTGGGGCGAGGGTTCGCGATGGACACCGGCGATGGGCCAGGAACGGCGTGACGCGCTGTACGCACGATGGAACCAGGCGGTCGAGAGAACGCTCGGGTGGGTGCCGGCTGGTAGCCTCGAAAGAGCGGCAAAGGAGTAGGAGCAGCATGAAGATCGTGGTTGGCTTTATCAAGACCCCGGAGGGCGAGGCGGCGCTACAGGCGGCAATCGATGAGGCCAAGTTGCGCAACGGTGGACTGGTCGTGGTGCATTCGATGATGGGTGGCGACCATGAGAAAGCAGAGCAGGTGCTCGCGTATCGGGAGGAACTCGACGAAGTCGAGGCACGTCTCGACAAGGAAGGCATTGCCCACAGCGTCCATGAATACGTGCGGGGGTTGTCACCCTCGGAAGATCTCATCAAGGCTGCCGACGATGAGGGCGCCGGCCTGATCGTGATCGGACTGCGGAAGCGTTCAGCAGTAGGAAAGCTGCTCCTGGGCAGCAACGCCCAGGAGATTCTCCTCGGCGCCCATTGCCCGGTGCTGGCCGTCAAAGCGAGATACTGAGTACCTCGCACTCCGTACTCCGTACCTGGTACCGGGTACGGAGTACCTGCGTCGTCTGATCATCGAGAACAAGGAGCCTCCATGCCCTATCGGACCATCATCGAACCGTTCCGGATCCACAGTGTTCAGGCGATCAACTTCCCGACCCGTGAGGAACGCGAAGCCGCGCTGCAGCGCGCCGGCTACAACCTGTTCGGGCTGCGTGGCGACGAGGTGATCATCGATCTCCTGACCGATTCGGGGACCGGTGCGATGTCCTCACGCCAGTGGGCGGGGATGATGGACGGCGACGAGTCCTACGCCGGGAGTCGCTCCTTCTACCGTTTCCGAGACGTCATCACCGAAATCACCGGCTTCTCCGAGATCATCCCGACCCATCAGGGGCGGGCATCCGAGCGCATCCTGTTCAGCACGATGGTCGGGCCGGGCGATGTCGTGCCGAACAACACACATTTCGACACGACGAGGGCGAACATCGAGCATCAGGGCGCCGAAGCCAGGGATCTGCTCAACGCCGAAGGGCACGATCCAACGGTCGTTGCGCCGTTCAAGGGCAACATGGACATCGAGGCGCTCGAAGCCACTATCCAAGAGGTCGGCGCCGAGCGCATCCCGATGGTGATGGTCACGGTCACCAACAACTCCGGTGGCGGACAGCCGGTGTCGCTCGCGAACCTGCGGGCCGTGCGTGAGGTGTGCGACCGCCACGGGATCCGTTTCTTCCTCGATGCCTGCCGCTTCGCCGAGAACGCCTGGTTCATCAAACAGCGCGAAGAAGGGTACGCCGACAAGACACCTCTGGAGATCGCACAGGAGATGTTCTCGATCGTCGACGGCTGCACGATGTCGGCGAAGAAGGACGGCCTCGCCAACATCGGCGGTTTCATCGGACTGCGCGATCCCGACCTGGCGCAGGAGGCGCGCAACCTGCTGATCCTCACCGAAGGGTTCCCCACGTACGGCGGCTTGGCCGGGTACGACCTCGAGGCGATTGCGATCGGACTCCAGGAAGTCCTCGACGAGGAGTACCTGCGGTATCGGATTCGTTCGACCGCGTATCTCGCAGAGAAGGTGCGTGCGGCCGGTGTACCGATCGTTCGGCCACCGGGAGGTCATGCCGTCTACCTCGACGCCAAGGCGTTCCTGCCGCACATCCCAGCGAGCGCCTATCCGGCGCAGGCGCTGGCGATCGAGCTGTATCGCGACGGCGGCGTCAGAGGCGTGGAGATCGGCTCGGTCATGTTCGGCAAGCCACAGGCGGATGGGACCGAGATCCCGTCGGACTTGGAGTTGGTGCGACTCGCCGTACCGCGTCGGACCTACACCCAGAGCCACATCGACTACGTCGGCGAAGTGGTGATCTCCGTCGCGGAGCATGCCGAGAGGATACGCGGGTACAAGATCGTCGAGCAGGCGCCGTGGCTGCGTCACTTCACCGCCCGCTTCGAACCCCTTTAACCCGTTCTCGTGACGGTCGGGTGGGATCATTCCCGGCGGCTTCACGAGAACGCAAGGATGTAGCATCGCGTCGAGAGAAGGAGAACCCGTGTCACTACCCGACCTGCTTGGTGTCATCCGAATCTTGATGACCCCAGTGGTGATGGCACTGGTCCTCACCGACAGTCGAGCCGGGTTCCTCATCGCCGCAGCGCTGTTCGTGATCGCAGCGTTCACTGATTTCCTCGACGGGTATTTCGCCAGACGGTGGGACATCGGGACCGTTCTCGGCGCCTTCCTCGACTCGACCGCCGACAAGCTGCTGGTCACCGGCACGCTCCTGGCGCTGATCGCCGTCGATCGCGTGTCGGTGTGGGCGGCGCTGATCATTATCGCCAGGGAGATCATCGTGATGACGCTGCGTGGTGTCGTCGCGATCGAAGGTGAACTCGTCAGGCCGTCGATCTGGGGCAAGGCAAAGGCGAACGTGCAGTACATCGCCATCGTGCTCGCCATGCTTCGTCTCTTCGAGCCGTTGGGGCCGCTGTTCCTCGACGAATGGGTGATGTGGGTGGCGGTGCTTCTGACGCTCGCCTCGGGCTTGGGCTACCTGCAGGCGTTCCGCTCCGTTGTCGGGAGGGTCGATCGGTGAGCGTGTTCGTGACCGGCGGCTCCGGCGTCGTCGGTCGTGAAGTCGTCCGACTGCTCATCGCCGGTGGAAGGGACGTTCGGGCGCTGGCCCGATCCGACGCATCGGCCGGCGTTGTCGATGGCCTCGGCGCCCGGACGATCCGGGGAGACATACTCGACTATCCGGGCCTCGTGAACGCGATGCGCGGATCGGAAACGGTCTTCCACGTTGCAGGGATGAACACCATGTGCGTCCGGGATCGGGAACCGATGCGGATCGTGAACGTCGACGGCACCCGCAACGCGATTCGCGCCGCGGCGGCCGCAGGAGTGCGAAGGGTGGTGTACACCTCATCGGCGGTGACTCTCGGTGAACGCAAGGGGGAGACGGGCTCCGAGTCGAGCCGCCATCGCGGATGGTTCCTGTCCGCATACGAACGTACGAAGTTCGAGGCCGAAAGAGTCGCGCTGGGCGAGCGCAACGGTGTCGAAGTGGTCGCCGTCAACCCCTCATCGGTGCAGGGGCCGGGGCGCGTCACCGGCACCGGCCGTCTGCTGCTTGCTCTTCTCAACGGCAGGCTCCCGTTCATCATCAACACCCGAATCAGCCTCGTGGACATCACCGACTGTGCACGAGGCCATCTGCTCGCCGAGACCGAAGGAGCGTCCGGTGAGCGATACGTGCTGTCGGGGTTCACGATGTCCATGGAGGATGCGGTGTGCATACTCGGCGACGTGGCCGGTGTTCGACTTCGTGTACGCACGGTGCCCGCGTCGTTGGCGAGTCTGGCCGGCCTGGCGACCGAGGCCGTCGGTCGGCTTCGGAAACGGACGCCGGTGTTCTGCACGGAGATGGCGCGCGTCATCCGGTTCGGACATGCGTACGACGGATCCAGGGCGACACGAGAGCTTGGTCTTCGCTACACCACGCCGCACGACACCATCGCCAGAACGGTCGCGTGGTACCGCGAGAACGGCTATCTGTAACCAGTTTCCGGTCGGCAGCCCCAATCCATTGGTTCTCGTCAATGCTGGCAGCAAATAGTACTGCCAGCATTGACGAGAACAGAGGAAGAGTGGCGGCCACCCGACTGGGAGGCTGAACCGTCGCTGGGGGGCATTGCGAAGTATGACTCGGTTCAGTTCTGGGGACTCGGATGGCCGCCAAGCGATACGGTACCCGACAAGTGCTCCGTCGCGGTGGAAATCCGAGCCGACGAAACCCGGATACGGTCTCGCTACCCTGTCTCAAACGATGCCGGCGCCACTCACACCTCTCGTACGCGCTTGGCGCCCCGAACTCATGCCTCCGGTCCCCGGCCGAGTCGCGGTGGCGGTGGCTGGGCGCGCCTTCATGCTCGCCGGGCTTGCCTCGCGTGCCTCCGGTCCGGTGCTCGCTCTGGTGCCGGGAGAACGAGAGGCTGAAGAACTCGCAGACGACCTCGGCCTCTTCACCGAGCACGTCGTGCTCCTCCCCGCGTGGGAGACCCTCCCCTTCGAGCATGTCTCCCCGAATGAAGAGACGATGGCGAGACGGTCGCAGGCTCGCCACACCCTGATCCACGGGACACGCGGGGCCGTCATCATCGCCTCGGCGCGAGCCGCTGCGCAGCGGCTCAGTCCTTCACCCGTCGCCCCGATCGTCGCCCGTGCCGGTGATGACCTGCCGTTCGACCAGCTCGTCGCCGACCTGGGTGCTGTGGGCTACCTGCGGGTGGCCCGCGTCGAGGCTCGCGGAGAGTTCACCGTTCGTGGCGGCATCATCGACGTGTTTCCCGCCCAGGGGGGCGTGCCAATCCGTCTCGACTTCTGGGGAGATCACGTAGAGAGCGTGCGAACGTTCTCGGTGTCGTCGCAGCGTTCGGAGCGCGACGCGGACGAGCTCGTCGCATTTCCGTGCCGAGAGGTGCGTCCGGACGGAGACATGGTCGCGCTCGCAGCCAATCTGGTCGGTACCGAGACGTGGGCCGCAGCGACATGGGACCGCATCGCCGAGAGGGTGATCTTCCCCGGAATCGAGTCGTGGCTCCCATGGCTGGCTCCTCAGCGGACCATCCTGTCCGAAATGCCGCCCGGCGGGACCATGGTCGTGTTCGACCCGGTTGCGGTCATGGACCGGGCGAGGGACCTTGCAGCGGAGGAGAGCGACCTTGCAGAGGCGCTCGCGCCGACCTGGGGTCTCAGCGCCCCGGCCGACCATCCGCCGCTCTATCTGCATCTGCCGATCGAGGATCATCGCGCGCTGCTCGCTCCGCCCATCGCCACGGGTCCCGACGA is drawn from Gammaproteobacteria bacterium and contains these coding sequences:
- a CDS encoding methyltransferase domain-containing protein — protein: MDRSGLVIEALAGTFPVEARVVDIGAGDGFVAERLTTPSRKVCPVEPARGMLWTDRRLNWVHAETGHLPFADGAFDAAYATWACFLSRNWDPEPGLRELHRVVRLGGPLLIVENLGSDEFSSLAPGDITVDVAHCEPPRLVRRLLTLRRSSYDRAAETGEVPGRDA
- a CDS encoding 50S ribosomal protein L25; translation: MQVTLRAETGRERGSRSSRRLRRQGMVPAVVYGKNLEPIAIAVNARELYSVLHSDAGLNALINLEIEDDASHLTMARELQRHPVRGEITHMDFVTISLTEKTRVEVGIELTGESVGVVEGGIVETIRNSVEVEALPTEIPQSIVVDISEMTIGDTLRISDLPVIEGAEYLDDPDDPVVTIVVPAAVVAEEAEEGEELEEGEELEEGEEGEEPEGE
- a CDS encoding aminoacyl-tRNA hydrolase, whose translation is MKVIVGLRNPERRYDGTRHNVGGEVVEAIAERRNFRLRRGPRRVAASVAQGSIDGVDVILALPRVSMNVSGPAVASVLRYYGASTDDLLVIHDDIDLPFGRLRLHHGRGTGGHNGVRSIVAAVGSRDFYRLKIGIGRPPGRMDPAAFVLQRFDKDERPEIDLLVTDAADVVEQYLVDPEGAVQAAGRRRPEDPR
- the glpK gene encoding glycerol kinase GlpK translates to MQRTSSSSTSSIPRAPCRPPVDDGRRILGRVTAKEVGLFVAAIDQGTTSSRCMVFDRAGTVISSAQKEHQQIFPRPGWVEHDASEIWDRTVGVIEDALSAGGLITSDLAAVGITNQRETTVLWDRATGMPVHNAIVWQDTRTAELCGRLGGQDGPDRFRSRTGLPIATYFSGPKIAWLLDQSAELRARAESGDVLFGTMDSWLLWKLTGVHATDVTNASRTLLMNLETLQWDETLLAEMGIPRAMLPEIRSSVGVFGTAEGPLRGVPVAGILGDQQAALFGQTCFDPGDAKNTYGTGCFMLMNTGERPVPSENGLLTTVGYRIGSEPAVYALEGSIAVAGALVQWLRDNLGMIEQSDDIEALAKTVPDNGDVYFVPAFSGLFAPRWRADARGVIVGLTRFATSGHVARAALEATAFQTREVLDAMRADSGVRLRELKVDGGMVVDELLMQFQADVLGVPVIRPEVAETTALGAAYAAGLAVGYWGGLEDLRANWGEGSRWTPAMGQERRDALYARWNQAVERTLGWVPAGSLERAAKE
- a CDS encoding universal stress protein, which codes for MKIVVGFIKTPEGEAALQAAIDEAKLRNGGLVVVHSMMGGDHEKAEQVLAYREELDEVEARLDKEGIAHSVHEYVRGLSPSEDLIKAADDEGAGLIVIGLRKRSAVGKLLLGSNAQEILLGAHCPVLAVKARY
- a CDS encoding tryptophanase translates to MPYRTIIEPFRIHSVQAINFPTREEREAALQRAGYNLFGLRGDEVIIDLLTDSGTGAMSSRQWAGMMDGDESYAGSRSFYRFRDVITEITGFSEIIPTHQGRASERILFSTMVGPGDVVPNNTHFDTTRANIEHQGAEARDLLNAEGHDPTVVAPFKGNMDIEALEATIQEVGAERIPMVMVTVTNNSGGGQPVSLANLRAVREVCDRHGIRFFLDACRFAENAWFIKQREEGYADKTPLEIAQEMFSIVDGCTMSAKKDGLANIGGFIGLRDPDLAQEARNLLILTEGFPTYGGLAGYDLEAIAIGLQEVLDEEYLRYRIRSTAYLAEKVRAAGVPIVRPPGGHAVYLDAKAFLPHIPASAYPAQALAIELYRDGGVRGVEIGSVMFGKPQADGTEIPSDLELVRLAVPRRTYTQSHIDYVGEVVISVAEHAERIRGYKIVEQAPWLRHFTARFEPL